Proteins encoded by one window of Lasioglossum baleicum chromosome 4, iyLasBale1, whole genome shotgun sequence:
- the Gc gene encoding gamma-glutamyl carboxylase, which yields MWRKSRKLTSPEDWGSEIKKEYRKQDGQSFAGRCSFEKRFEKLCGFRLDDVSSFEKLTNLLYRPTDAACLGVVRALFGFCMVFDVVEERGLSDVDIRWGDPLECHFPLIHGMKPPSLAWIIVIYTVMWIGAFGIMLGSHFKLACACFVMPYWYIFLLNKSYWNNHTYLYGIVATLLWGTEANKFFALDARKTSSKENKDTVPLWNYFILKFQFFALYFIAGLKKSSTEWLSGYAMTNLSTHWVFTPFKLFLTTEQTDFFIVHWFGFIFDLTVGFWILFEKTRIPAMIFCTTFHLMNSRLFNIGMFPYVCLATLPLFCNGNWPRKCISYFKYNCTSLLIQNRSVKGCDAFRENRFENKYAKEVACEQESSEDNLKQQTNFTLRGKVDFETDNKPKSVIKEQDDRALERKYEDRNIRTVCKRTKEGATKKQKFVVSLLLFHVALQFFLPYSHFITKGYNNWVPGMYGYSWDMMVHAWDTILVVIRIHDNVSNEDRYLDPKAWVQTDRWEKHGDMARQYAFCIRDNLIEQERRVGQSDHHYRKPAKWSRLSSNLSIYIDVWCSLNGRFQQRMFDPNVDLLTVDWHPFKPISYLMPLLSQYNSYRYKLEEIQQHVYTWSNDTDVLFVADFPGMYLDNYIAKNFTNVSLTVLEGEVTYSDEELINGVTLSKESSISIKTGQFHRVKTTSAFPACYMYTYNNRNEQSETDGSMPPQKEAFSISKEINYKIEAWLRSLNHILDSFFYLVYNVPMVRRVHINK from the exons ATGTGGAGGAAAAGTAGAAAACTAACCAGCCCCGAAGATTGGGGATCCGAAATTAAAAAGGAGTATCGCAAACAGGATGGACAAAGTTTTGCAGGGCGATGTTCGTTTGAAAAGAGATTTGAGAAACTTTGTGGATTTCGATTGGACGATGTCTCCAGTTTCGAGAAACTCACGAATCTTTTGTACCGACCGACCGATGCTGCCTGTTTGGGAGTTGTTCGAGCGCTTTTCG GATTCTGCATGGTGTTCGACGTCGTGGAGGAAAGAGGTCTATCAGACGTGGATATAAGATGGGGAGACCCCCTGGAGTGTCATTTCCCATTGATCCACGGAATGAAGCCTCCGTCGCTGGCGTGGATCATAGTAATTTACACCGTCATGTGGATAGGCGCTTTCGGGATAATGCTGGGCTCGCATTTTAAACTCGCCTGCGCCTGTTTCGTGATGCCTTACTGGTACATCTTTCTGCTGAACAAAAGCTACTGGAACAACCACACGTATCTCTACGGAATCGTTGCGACTCTCCTCTGGGGTACGGAGGCTAATAAGTTCTT CGCGCTGGATGCGAGAAAAACGAGCTCCAAAGAAAACAAGGATACTGTACCATTGTGGAACTACTTTATCTTGAAATTTCAATTCTTTGCACTATACTTCATAGCTGGTTTGAAGAAATCTAGCACAGAATGGTTGTCGGGGTACGCCATGACGAATTTGTCGACACACTGGGTCTTCACTCCGTTCAA ACTATTCTTGACCACTGAGCAGACTGATTTTTTCATAGTCCACTGGTTCGGGTTCATTTTCGATCTGACGGTCGGTTTTTGGATATTGTTCGAGAAAACACGCATTCCCGCCATGATTTTTTGCACAACATTCCATTTGATGAATTCTCGATTGTTCAACATAG GAATGTTTCCGTACGTTTGCCTCGCAACACTGCCTCTCTTCTGCAACGGAAACTGGCCTCGAAAGTGCATTTCGTATTTCAAATACAATTGCACGTCGCTTTTAATACAAAATCGAAGTGTCAAAGGCTGTGACGCGTTCCGAGAGAATCGATTCGAGAATAAATATGCGAAAGAAGTTGCTTGCGAACAAGAATCAAGCGAAGATAATTTGAAGCAACAAACAAACTTCACGTTGCGTGGCAAGGTCGACTTCGAAACAGATAATAAACCGAAGAGCGTCATTAAAGAGCAAGATGATAGAGCACTGGAACGAAAATACGAAGAcagaaatatcagaacagtttGCAAACGCACGAAAGAAGGTGCGACGAAGAAGCAAAAATTTGTTGTATCTCTCTTACTCTTTCACGTGGCTTTACAATTTTTCCTTCCGTACTCTCATTTCATCACTAAG gGTTATAATAATTGGGTACCAGGCATGTACGGATATTCCTGGGACATGATGGTTCATGCTTGGGACACCATACTAGTCGTGATTAGAATCCACGATAATGTGAGCAACGAAGATCGTTATCTGGATCCCAAGGCGTGGGTGCAGACCGATCGATGGGAGAAACATGGTGACATGGCTAGACAGTACGCCTTCTGCATTAGG GACAACTTGATAGAGCAAGAGCGACGCGTTGGACAAAGCGATCATCATTACAGAAAGCCTGCAAAATGGTCACGTCTATCATCAAACTTGAGTATCTACATAGACGTATGGTGTTCATTAAATGGAAGATTCCAGCAAAGAATGTTCGATCCAAATGTTGACTTGCTAACTGTTGATTGGCATCCTTTCAAGCCTATTTCGTATCTAATGCCACTTTTGTCACAATATAATTCCTACAG GTACAAATTAGAAGAAATTCAGCAACACGTTTATACGTGGTCTAATGACACCGACGTACTGTTTGTTGCTGATTTCCCAGGGATGTATCTGGACAATTACATCGCGAAGAATTTCACCAACGTCAGTTTGACGGTGCTCGAAGGCGAAGTGACGTATAGTGACGAAGAATTGATAAATGGCGTAACTCTATCGAAAGAATCGTCGATCTCTATTAAGACAGGCCAGTTTCACAGAGTGAAGACGACGAGCGCTTTTCCTGCCTGCTATATGTATACTTACAACAACCGAAATGAACAATCGGAAACAGACGg GTCCATGCCTCCGCAGAAGGAAGCATTTTCGATTTCGAAGGAAATAAATTACAAGATCGAAGCCTGGTTACGGTCCCTGAACCACATACTAGACTCATTTTTCTATTTAGTTTACAACGTCCCCATGGTGCGAAGAGTGCATAtcaacaaataa